Part of the Moraxella ovis genome is shown below.
GCCAAAAATTTATCGGTGTAAATAGGTTTGTGCGCAGATAAATGCAAATCGCTGATCTGAGCGATGGTGAAAGTATCTAAGTGATGGCGAATGTGCATGATGGTTAGGCTTGAGCTTTGGTGAGCTTATGAGTGATATAAATGACAAAAAACACCGCTGCCAAGGTCAGCACGATGGCAAGCCCGGTCTGCACATCAAGATAAACACTACCCCAAATCCCTGCCGTCACCCCAAACTGAGCTAGGACAAGCGCGATGATGACCATTTGGCGTGGCGAGGCAGCCAGCAGGCGTGCACTCAGAGCGGGCAAAATCAGCAGTCCGCTAATGAGCAGACTGCCGACCGCTTGCAAGGCAATAGCACAAAAACCTGCCAGTAGCCCCATAAAGAAGACCTGCTGCTGTATTGGGCTGATGCCAGCGATGCGTGCCAAAGGTTCTGACGTGGCAAGCTTCACCTGCTTGCCCCAGATCCACATTAAAAATGCACCGCCCATCGCTACTAATAAAGCTAAGCGCGGTAGGTCTGCCCAGTTCACATCAAGCAGATTGCCGAATAAGAACCCAAGGACGTTCGCCTGCTGCTGTGTCAGTTGGGTTAAGGTTAATAATCCCAAGCACAACAGCATGGCCGCCATGACGGACAACGTGGCGTCATTAGGTAGGCGTTTATCATTCATAAAGACAAGCGCTGCCACGACAAGCATGCTCACCAAGATGATACCAATGTCAGCAGGTAAGCTAAGCCATGCAGCAATCGCCACGCCAAGCAATGCCCCGTGCGCCAGTGTATCGGCAAAAAAAGCCATCCGTCGCCACAGCACTAAACAGCCAAGCGGTGCAGATAATAAAGCCAATAATGCGCCTGCAATCCAAGCAGGTGCGATGATGGGAAGCCAGTCGGTCATGCTCGGTTATCCGTGATGCTCGCAGCTGTCATTGTGATGACAGTGATCATGATGGTGAATGTAGGGTTGGTAATGCCCAAACAGTCTGGTGAATTCAGGTGCGATGGCAATCTGACTGGGTTCACCCTGACAGCAGATGTGTTTATTTAGGCAGATGACACGCCGAGAGCCTTTCATGACCCAGTGCAGATCGTGAGACACCACCAGCATCGTACAAGCTAGAAAATCAGGCAGTTCATCAATAAAGTGATAAAGCCAGCTTTCTGTCTCAGGATCAAGCCCTTGCATCGGCTCATCTAAGATGAGCAGGTCAGGCTTATCCAGTAGTGCGCGCGCCATGAGTACGCGCTGAGTCTCACCGCCTGACAGATGGCTCATTTGTTTATGGATGAGTGGCTTGATAGATAGCTTATCAAGTACGAAGGTCTTTTGATCGCAGGTAAGCCGCTTTGGATTGGCTTGAAACAGCAGGTCTTGTACGCGGAGCGGTAGAATCTCAGGCACGCTAAAGCGCTGAGGTACATAGCTCAGCGCAAGCGCTTGACTGTCTATACTTCCAGAAGTGGGCTTTAACAGACCCAATATCAGCTTGACAAGCGTTGATTTGCCCGCACCATTTGGACCGATGAGGCTGACCATCTCGCCTGGATACAAATCAAGAGAGATGTCGTGTAACAAGGTGGCATCACCAACTTTATAACCGATGTCCGTCAGGCTTAATAAAGGTTCAGCCTTGGCAGTCACGGCAGATGCCTTTTAGTTCGATGACGGTGTTTTCGACGTTGAATCTGGCGTCATTCTGTGCAAAGTCCATGATGTTATCGACTGACAAGTTACTGCACTCTTCAACGCTGTTACAAGATTTACAAATCAAAAAAGCCGCCGCATGCTTAGAGCGCGGATGACAACAGGGCACATAAGCATTCAATGAGCTAAGCTGATGAATGAGCCCTTCGTTCAACAAAAATTCCAAAGAGCGATAAATCGTCGGCGGTGCGATGTTCTTGCTGGCGGCGTCGGTATTTTGGCGGCTAAGCTGTAATGCGCTGATCAGATCATAAGCGCCAAGCGGCTTATCCGATTCTAAAATAAGAGCATAGACTTCTTCGCGCAGTGGTGTAAAGCGAACCCCTTGTGCTTCGCAATGCGCCTTGGCTTCTTTGATGCATTCTTCGATATCGTGATGATGGACATTATGATGATGGTCGCATGAGTAGTGATGGGTGTGTGCAGTAGTCATAATGGGATCTTTTGGCTGTATTGTTCGTGTTATGATCATGGCTATAGGGAAATTGGCGCTGTTTTTGAATGAAAATCACCAATAAAGCATTTATTTTAAAGGTTATTATACCTTATAATGTAACTGCTGCCCATAGACAAAGTTTTTCAATCTGTTGAAAAATTGTCAATAATTTGGCGACAAAATCACCAATTAATGTTATATTATAACTAATTTTAAACTAAGCCAGCCATCGCTAAGCTAAGTTTCTACGACCTATTTTTAAGAATTTAAAGTTATCACAAAAGGGTGTTTCATGTCATTTAAGTCAATCATTAAGAATATTGCAAAAACCACCATTGCCGTGTCTTTATTGGCGGCAGGCACTGCTCATGCAGGTATGGTCAGTGTGAGCAATTACCCATTGGCACTACTTTCTAATGCAGTCACCAAAGACGCTGCACCTGCCAAGGTTCTACTTAATGCTGGTGATGTGGGACATCATGGCGAGCTTAGCCCAAGCGCCAAAAAACTGGTTGTGGATAGCGATTATGTTGTGTGGTTTGGTGGGGCGCTTGAGCAGAATTTGGTAAATACGCTGTCTGATGCGCCGAATGCAATTTCGCTGTTTGATTTTAATGCTTTTGAGCGTCTACCGCTTCGCAATATTGATGGTACTATCCAACCCGACAGTTTCGATGCGCATATCTGGCTGGAGCCCGAGAATGCCAAAGCCATCGTGCGTGCGTTGGCCGTGGTGCATTCGCATGCCAATCCTGAGCATAAAGAAAAATATGCGCAGAATGCTGCGGACTTCCAAGCACGCATGGACGATGCCGTCGCCAAAGTAAATCTAAGCGCCAAGTCATTGCCTTATTGGGCATATCATGACGCTTTTCAGTATCTAGAGCGTAGCGCCAACCTTCAATTTGCTGGTGCACTGACGCCTGATCATCACTTATCACCTAAGGCAAGCCAAATCCGTCTGCTCTCCCAGTCACGCCCACAGGCTGGCATGTGCATCGCTTCGCAAGGCAGGGTATCAGATGGCATTGTCAATAAATTGGGTAATGTGGGAACTGTTGTCCGTCAAGAGGATATGAGCGATGGCACGGATTTTATCGATGCGTGGCAAGAGTTGGCACTGGCCATTCGTGACTGTGCGTCAAGCAATGCCAAACAATAAAAAATTGGATTTAATTTCAGAAAATGGCTAAACGGTTGATTTTACGTTTGTATTTTTATCAAAAATAATAATAATTTTTCGCAAAATTAGCCGTTTACCCCCTTGTTAGTATTCAAAAAAGTTTTTATAATACAGACGTTTACGCACACAATATTTTTAATTTTATTTGGTGTGCGTTTATTTTATTTATTGGGCATTGGTATGCCAAAATAACTCAAAAAAGTTGATTGACATGAGCCGTCCAGCATCACGCACGCAAAAGAAACAAATCTACACCGCGCAAGCTCGCCAAATATGGCCAGTACTCCTTTTGACAGGGCTTGGCGTGATTTATGACATGACTCAGGGTGCAGGCTTCATTGCTACGAAGAGCATTTGTCTTGGTGCATTATTACACTTTTTAGCTCAAAGTGTGTTTACTTTTGTTGCTTATCGTGCCGAGGGTGCAAGAGCAAGACAGCAAATCATGCTGAATATGTACTTGGGTCAGATGCTTAAGTGGCTCATCAGCTTATTGGGATTTGCATTGATTTTTATTTATCAGCAGCCAATAACAGCGGCGTTGGTAATTATTGGTTATTTTATCATGCAGCTTTATCACATTATTAGCATGTGGCGATTGCGCTAACGATTAAAATAAAAGACGATTTCTACCAAATTGATATATACACCAAAATATGTATTTTTTTGAAAAAATTCATTCGGGTGTAAAATTTCGGTAAGAAAAGTCATATTTTCCCTTTACATATAGCCCCGACTGAAGTAAGATACTCAGTTAGCTATGAATGTAAATTTTTGATGCGATTGTTAAGAGTCGTTTATAGGTTTGATTGATTTTTGCTAAGTTTGATTGCAGCAGGGATAAGACCATCAGACCTTGGCTTTATAATGGTGTCATAAATTCATAAGACAAGTGAGGTAAGCTAATTTTAGTTGCCTTTTGATGTTTATCATGGATTTTCAGTTCTGATTAGGTGTTTATCACCAAATCTTTTGTTTGACTTAAGATAAGAAGCTTATTATGGCAGCCGAACAGACATCTTCAGATTATATTGCTCACCACTTAACCAACTGGACGTTCGGACATCATCCAGAGCATGGTTGGAAAGTGGCTCATGATGCCGCTGAAGCCGCAGAAATGGGTTTTAAAGCCATTCACTTGGACTCAATGCTGTGGTCTATCGGATTGGGCATCTTTTTTTGTGCGCTGTTTTGGGTAGTAGCTCGTAAAGTAACTTCTGGTGTACCGACCAAGCTACAAGCCTTCGTTGAGATGATTGTTGACTTCATTGATAACAGCGTTCGCGAATCTTATAAAGGTCCTTCAAAGCTCATCGCGCCATTGTCTTTGACGATTTTCGTCTGGATTTTCTTGATGAACTTGATGGATTTGATTCCAGTAGACTGGATTCCTTACGCCGCCCAAGTTGTTGGTTCTAATGTATTTGGCTTAGATCCACACCATGTTTACTTCAAGATTGTACCTAGTACCGATCCAAACATTACGCTTGGCATGGCATTAGGTGTGTTCTTACTAATCATTGGTTTTGGTCTAAAATACAAAGGCATCGGTGGGTTTATCGCTGAATTTACACTACATCCATTCAGCGCAAAAAATCCAATTTTACAAGCGATCCTTATCCCAATTAACTTGGTACTTGAAATCGTAACTTTGCTTGCAAAACCGATTTCATTGGGTCTGCGTTTATTCGGTAACATGTATGCCGGTGAACTCATCTTTATTCTGATTGCACTTATGTATATGGCAGACAGCTTCTTTATCAAGGGCTTAGCTGTACCATTACACCTAGCGTGGGCAATCTTCCATATTTTGGTTATTACTCTTCAGGCGTTCGTGTTTATGATGTTGACAATTGTTTATCTATCGCTCATCTCACAAACAGCAGAACATTAATTTGAAACCCTTTAAACTTTAACCCTTCATATAGGTCATTAAGGAGACATCATGGATCCAGTTATCGTACAGTACACTCTAATTGCAGTGGCTATTCTAATCGGTCTTGGCGCACTAGCTACCGGTATCGGTTTTGCTCTACTAGGTGGTAAATTCCTAGAAAGTACAGCTCGTCAACCAGAACTAGGCTCACAACTTCAAACTCGTATGTTTATTGTGGCAGGTCTTCTGGATGCTATCCCAATGATTGGTGTTGGTATCGCAATGCTACTATTGTTCGCAAACCCATTCGCATAAGCTGAAACCGTCAGTTTAACGCCCATTTCTAGTCGCGGAGTTGTTCTACGATGACGCGATCTAGAATTGGCTATCACCTGACTTTCACTAACAACGAGGTGATTGGATGAACATTAATGCTACATTACTTGGTCAGTTAGTTGCTTTTGCGATTTTCGTGTGGTTTTGCATGAAATTCGTATGGCCGCCACTGATCGGCGCTATCAATGAGCGTCAACGCAAAATTGAGGAAGGCCTTAGCGCCGCCGAGAAAGCCAAAGAAGATTTGGCTTCTGCTGAACAGCAGGTAGAACAAGAATTTGCCGCCGCAAAAACTGAAGCCGCTTCTATCATTGAACGTGCGAATAAAACCGCTAATCAAATGATTGAAGATGCTAAAGCTCAAGCTCGTGTAGAGGGTGAGCGTATCATTGCCCAAGCTCATGCAACTGTTGAGCAAGAAGCTGCTCAAACTCGTGAACAACTTCGTTCTCAAGTTGCTCAATTGGCAGTTTTAGGCGCAGAAAAGATTTTGCAAAGCAAAGTCAATGAACAAGAACACGCTAACATGCTAGACCAGTTGGCGGCTAAGCTGTAATTAGAGGAAATCATGGCTGAACTATCCACCTTAGCAAGACCCTATGCCAAAGCGGCATTTGACTATGCTAAAGAGCAAAATGTAATCAATAACTGGGAAAATTTCCTATTGATTGCAAGCAGTATTGTGCGTGATGAGTCATTTTCTTCATTACTAAGCAATCCAGCCATTTCTGCAGAGCAAAAGACTGCCGTCTTGATTGATATCTATGGCTCACAAACGGCAGATCAACCTTCTGACGCATTGGTTAATTTTACCAAGCAGCTATCAGAACATGACAGACTGGCTTTATTGCCTGAGATTCATACTCATTACAGCAAACTAAAATCACAAGAGCTAAAACAGGTTGACGCTTACGTTACTTCAGCCTATCCATTAACCGAAGCCCAGCGTGAAACATTGCAAGCGCGTCTTGCAATCTCCACAGGTTCGATCGTCATTCTGCATGAAGCAGTAGATCCAGAGCTTTTGGGTGGCGCAACGATTAAAGTGGGCGATAAGTTTACCGATGGCTCAGTGCGTGGTAAGTTAAAACAATTAAAGACTCAACTGACTGCGTAAGCATGAAGTTGGCATTTTAAAGGAAACAAGGCAATGCAACAATTGAATCCAGCCGAAATCAGCAACCTGATTAAGCAGCGTATTCAAGACCTTGACGTAGGCGCAACTGCAAAAACTGAAGGCGTTATCGTCAGTGTTTCTGATGGTATTGTGCAGATTCACGGTCTAGAAGAGGCTATGTATGGTGAGATGATCGAGTTTGAGGGCAATGTTTATGGCATGGCACTTAACCTTGAGCAAGACTCAGTGGGCGCGGTTGTCCTAGGCGACTACCTAAGCCTACAGGAAGGTCAAAAAGCTTATTGTACAGGTCGTATTTTGGAAGTTCCAGTAGGTCCTGAACTACTAGGTCGTGTCGTTGATGCGCTAGGCAATCCAATTGACGGTAAAGGTCCTATCAACGCCAAATTGACTGACAAAGTCGAAAAAATTGCCCCTGGTGTTATCGCACGTCAATCAGTAGATGAGCCAGTTATGACTGGTTATAAAGCTGTTGATACGATGATTCCTATTGGTCGTGGTCAGCGTGAGCTTATCATCGGTGACCGACAAACAGGTAAAACTGCATTGGCAATCGACGCCATCATCGCTCAAAAAGACTCTGGCATTAAGTGTGTGTACGTAGCAATCGGTCAAAAACGTTCGACCATCGCTAACGTAGTACGTAAGCTAGAAGAAACTGGTGCATTGGCATACACAACTGTTGTTGTTGCTTCAGCATCAGAGCCTGCAGCACTACAATACATCGCGCCTTACTCAGGCTGCACCATGGGTGAATACTTCCGTGACCGTGGTGAAGATGCATTGATCGTGTATGATGATCTGTCTAAGCAAGCAGTTGCTTATCGTCAAATCTCACTACTACTACGTCGTCCACCAGGACGTGAAGCATACCCAGGTGACGTATTCTATCTACATTCACGTCTTCTAGAGCGCGCATCGCGCGTTAACGCTGACTATGTAGAAGCGTTCACTAATGGTGAAGTGAAAGGTAAGACAGGTTCACTAACTGCACTACCAATCATTGAAACACAAGCTGGTGACGTATCAGCATTCGTACCTACCAACGTAATTTCTATTACTGACGGTCAGATTTTCCTTGAGTCTAACCTATTTAACTCAGGTATCCGTCCTGCAGTGAACGCTGGTATCTCAGTATCGCGTGTTGGTGGTGCTGCGCAAACCAAAATCATCAAGAAGCTATCAGGTGGTATCCGTACCGCACTAGCACAGTATCGTGAATTGGCAGCATTTGCTCAGTTTGCATCTGACCTTGATGATGCTACCAAGCAACAGCTTGAGCACGGTGAGCGTGTAACCGAACTAATGAAGCAAAAACAATATGCCCCAATGTCAATCGCTGACCAAGCGGCTGTTATCTACGCTTCTAACGAAGGTTACTTGGCTGATGTACCTGTTGAGAAGATTGGTGCATTTGAAGAAGCACTTCTACGCAACCTACGCGCAGATCACGCTTCATTGATGACTGAAATTGACCAAACTGCTAACTATAATGATGACATTGAAGGTCGTCTAAAAGCAGCTATTGAGTCATTTAAAGCATCAAGTAGCTACTAAGCGACATGAATGGTGTGTCAATCATTGGCACACCAAACCCTATTTAAGATAGTCCAGTATTGGAACAACTATGGCAAGCTTAAAAGAAATACGTGCAAAAGTAACCAGCATTAAAAGCACTCAAAAGATTACGCGTGCAATGCAAATGGTGGCTGCCAGTAAAATGCGCCGAGCTCAAGAGCGCATGGAAATGGGTCGTCCTTATGCCGAAAGTATGTCCCGAGTGATTACGCATTTGGTACAAGCACAATCGGATTATAAGCACCCATACATGGTGAGCCGTCCTGTCAATCGTGTGGGCTTTATTGTTGTTACTTCAGATCGTGGCTTGGCGGGTGGTCTAAACATTAACTTGTTTAAAAATCTACTAAAGTCGGTCAAACAATACCAAGATCAATCTGTTGAGATTGAATTTGCTGTTATCGGTTCTAAGGGCGTAAGCTTCTTTAAGAATTTCGGTGGCAAAGTAAGCTCAGTATTAACAGGCTACGGCGATAGCCCTAGCTATGAACAGCTAAGCACGCCGGTACAAGTGATGCTAGATGATTATAGCGAAGGTCGCTTGGATCGAATCTATTTAGTTTATAACAAATTTATCAACGCCATGACGCAAAAACCTTCTGTGACACAGCTTGTGCCATTACCAGAAGGTACATTTGCTGATGATGAAATGAGTGTGTCGCACAGCTGGGATTATATCTATGAACCAGATACTAAGACCCTCATTGATAGCCTTATGGTGCGTTATATTGAGTCTATCGTTTATCAAGCCGTGCTTGAAAACATTGCCTCAGAGCAATCAGCGCGTATGGTGGCGATGAAAGCTGCGACGGATAACGCTGGCAACTTAATTAAAGATTTACAGTTGGTTTATAACAAGCTGCGTCAAGCGGCGATTACCCGAGAGATTTCGGAAATCGTTGGCGGTGCGGCGGCTGTCTCTTAATATGGAGTTCTTATGAATAATTATATGCGTGTTGTATTGGCATCATTGGTTGCGGCAGCTTTGGTAACAGGTTGTGTATCAACGGGTAACGTAGCAATGAAAGAGCAAAGCCAGCAGAGCATTGAGCAAGCGATTATTAAAGGCAAGACTACTAAACAAGATGTTACCAGTACCTTTGGTTCTGCTGATAATGTTTCATTTACCGACAGCGGTAATGAAATTTGGACATATCGTCATTCAAAATCAAAGCCAATGGCAAGAAATTTTATTCCTTACAATTTTTTCTCGTTAGGTGAGAACATTCAGACTAAAGAGCTTGTTATCCTGTTTGATAGTCGTGGAGTGGTTTCTAATTACACCTTTAGAGAGACTGCTAACCAGTCAAAAATGGGTATTGCAGAATAACTTATATTTAGGAGAACG
Proteins encoded:
- a CDS encoding metal ABC transporter permease → MTDWLPIIAPAWIAGALLALLSAPLGCLVLWRRMAFFADTLAHGALLGVAIAAWLSLPADIGIILVSMLVVAALVFMNDKRLPNDATLSVMAAMLLCLGLLTLTQLTQQQANVLGFLFGNLLDVNWADLPRLALLVAMGGAFLMWIWGKQVKLATSEPLARIAGISPIQQQVFFMGLLAGFCAIALQAVGSLLISGLLILPALSARLLAASPRQMVIIALVLAQFGVTAGIWGSVYLDVQTGLAIVLTLAAVFFVIYITHKLTKAQA
- a CDS encoding metal ABC transporter ATP-binding protein gives rise to the protein MTAKAEPLLSLTDIGYKVGDATLLHDISLDLYPGEMVSLIGPNGAGKSTLVKLILGLLKPTSGSIDSQALALSYVPQRFSVPEILPLRVQDLLFQANPKRLTCDQKTFVLDKLSIKPLIHKQMSHLSGGETQRVLMARALLDKPDLLILDEPMQGLDPETESWLYHFIDELPDFLACTMLVVSHDLHWVMKGSRRVICLNKHICCQGEPSQIAIAPEFTRLFGHYQPYIHHHDHCHHNDSCEHHG
- a CDS encoding Fur family transcriptional regulator, coding for MTTAHTHHYSCDHHHNVHHHDIEECIKEAKAHCEAQGVRFTPLREEVYALILESDKPLGAYDLISALQLSRQNTDAASKNIAPPTIYRSLEFLLNEGLIHQLSSLNAYVPCCHPRSKHAAAFLICKSCNSVEECSNLSVDNIMDFAQNDARFNVENTVIELKGICRDCQG
- a CDS encoding metal ABC transporter substrate-binding protein, with translation MSFKSIIKNIAKTTIAVSLLAAGTAHAGMVSVSNYPLALLSNAVTKDAAPAKVLLNAGDVGHHGELSPSAKKLVVDSDYVVWFGGALEQNLVNTLSDAPNAISLFDFNAFERLPLRNIDGTIQPDSFDAHIWLEPENAKAIVRALAVVHSHANPEHKEKYAQNAADFQARMDDAVAKVNLSAKSLPYWAYHDAFQYLERSANLQFAGALTPDHHLSPKASQIRLLSQSRPQAGMCIASQGRVSDGIVNKLGNVGTVVRQEDMSDGTDFIDAWQELALAIRDCASSNAKQ
- a CDS encoding ATP synthase subunit I, with product MSRPASRTQKKQIYTAQARQIWPVLLLTGLGVIYDMTQGAGFIATKSICLGALLHFLAQSVFTFVAYRAEGARARQQIMLNMYLGQMLKWLISLLGFALIFIYQQPITAALVIIGYFIMQLYHIISMWRLR
- the atpB gene encoding F0F1 ATP synthase subunit A, which produces MAAEQTSSDYIAHHLTNWTFGHHPEHGWKVAHDAAEAAEMGFKAIHLDSMLWSIGLGIFFCALFWVVARKVTSGVPTKLQAFVEMIVDFIDNSVRESYKGPSKLIAPLSLTIFVWIFLMNLMDLIPVDWIPYAAQVVGSNVFGLDPHHVYFKIVPSTDPNITLGMALGVFLLIIGFGLKYKGIGGFIAEFTLHPFSAKNPILQAILIPINLVLEIVTLLAKPISLGLRLFGNMYAGELIFILIALMYMADSFFIKGLAVPLHLAWAIFHILVITLQAFVFMMLTIVYLSLISQTAEH
- the atpE gene encoding F0F1 ATP synthase subunit C; amino-acid sequence: MDPVIVQYTLIAVAILIGLGALATGIGFALLGGKFLESTARQPELGSQLQTRMFIVAGLLDAIPMIGVGIAMLLLFANPFA
- a CDS encoding F0F1 ATP synthase subunit B encodes the protein MNINATLLGQLVAFAIFVWFCMKFVWPPLIGAINERQRKIEEGLSAAEKAKEDLASAEQQVEQEFAAAKTEAASIIERANKTANQMIEDAKAQARVEGERIIAQAHATVEQEAAQTREQLRSQVAQLAVLGAEKILQSKVNEQEHANMLDQLAAKL
- a CDS encoding F0F1 ATP synthase subunit delta — translated: MAELSTLARPYAKAAFDYAKEQNVINNWENFLLIASSIVRDESFSSLLSNPAISAEQKTAVLIDIYGSQTADQPSDALVNFTKQLSEHDRLALLPEIHTHYSKLKSQELKQVDAYVTSAYPLTEAQRETLQARLAISTGSIVILHEAVDPELLGGATIKVGDKFTDGSVRGKLKQLKTQLTA
- the atpA gene encoding F0F1 ATP synthase subunit alpha translates to MQQLNPAEISNLIKQRIQDLDVGATAKTEGVIVSVSDGIVQIHGLEEAMYGEMIEFEGNVYGMALNLEQDSVGAVVLGDYLSLQEGQKAYCTGRILEVPVGPELLGRVVDALGNPIDGKGPINAKLTDKVEKIAPGVIARQSVDEPVMTGYKAVDTMIPIGRGQRELIIGDRQTGKTALAIDAIIAQKDSGIKCVYVAIGQKRSTIANVVRKLEETGALAYTTVVVASASEPAALQYIAPYSGCTMGEYFRDRGEDALIVYDDLSKQAVAYRQISLLLRRPPGREAYPGDVFYLHSRLLERASRVNADYVEAFTNGEVKGKTGSLTALPIIETQAGDVSAFVPTNVISITDGQIFLESNLFNSGIRPAVNAGISVSRVGGAAQTKIIKKLSGGIRTALAQYRELAAFAQFASDLDDATKQQLEHGERVTELMKQKQYAPMSIADQAAVIYASNEGYLADVPVEKIGAFEEALLRNLRADHASLMTEIDQTANYNDDIEGRLKAAIESFKASSSY
- the atpG gene encoding F0F1 ATP synthase subunit gamma, with the protein product MASLKEIRAKVTSIKSTQKITRAMQMVAASKMRRAQERMEMGRPYAESMSRVITHLVQAQSDYKHPYMVSRPVNRVGFIVVTSDRGLAGGLNINLFKNLLKSVKQYQDQSVEIEFAVIGSKGVSFFKNFGGKVSSVLTGYGDSPSYEQLSTPVQVMLDDYSEGRLDRIYLVYNKFINAMTQKPSVTQLVPLPEGTFADDEMSVSHSWDYIYEPDTKTLIDSLMVRYIESIVYQAVLENIASEQSARMVAMKAATDNAGNLIKDLQLVYNKLRQAAITREISEIVGGAAAVS